A single genomic interval of Chryseobacterium paludis harbors:
- a CDS encoding efflux transporter outer membrane subunit, with protein sequence MKIIKNIFLIFILVVTAVSCKTKVAYTEPDLQLPEEFRFTATADTASVANLEWKEFFKDPALQGLIEKGIAHNLDLQIALKQVASSQERLLQAKYLQYPDIGFGVTGQISRPSKNSMNGQSLNLFIGKNHVEDYNAAFNLSWEADIWGKIKNQQEVSRMQYLQTYEATKAIQTQVVAAIAQGYYNLLMLDKQLTIAQSNLELSSNTLSITEKMWESGDTTSLGVQQATAQKQSTELLISQLQQNIAIQENALSILVGEAPNKVSRGIEMSDTSLSQDLSTGLPAKMVSRRPDVRQQELVLLESNSLVGIAQANMYPSLKITANGGVNSFKFDNWFQIPASLFGSVLGGITQPIFQKRQLKTDLAVAKIQREKNVLAFRQSVLNAMGEVSDALVSNENLKVQEQKATEQVTTLKDGIKSAQMLYKGGLANYLEVITAQANSLQAELNLASVKRQRLSSIVDLYRALGGGWK encoded by the coding sequence ATGAAAATAATAAAGAATATTTTTCTAATTTTTATATTGGTTGTAACTGCGGTTTCGTGTAAGACAAAAGTCGCCTACACGGAACCGGACTTACAGCTTCCGGAAGAATTCCGCTTTACAGCTACAGCCGATACGGCTAGCGTTGCGAATTTGGAATGGAAAGAATTTTTCAAAGATCCCGCTTTGCAGGGATTGATTGAAAAAGGAATTGCTCATAACCTTGATCTGCAGATTGCTTTAAAACAAGTTGCTTCTTCACAGGAAAGATTACTTCAAGCGAAATATCTTCAATATCCGGACATCGGTTTTGGTGTTACAGGACAGATTTCAAGACCTTCGAAAAATAGTATGAATGGACAAAGCCTTAATCTATTTATAGGAAAAAATCATGTAGAAGATTATAATGCAGCATTCAATCTTTCATGGGAGGCAGATATCTGGGGTAAGATAAAAAATCAACAGGAAGTTTCAAGAATGCAGTATCTGCAAACTTATGAAGCAACCAAAGCTATTCAGACCCAGGTTGTTGCCGCTATTGCTCAAGGATATTACAATTTATTAATGCTGGATAAGCAATTAACAATTGCGCAGTCTAATTTGGAACTAAGCTCCAATACATTATCTATTACTGAAAAAATGTGGGAAAGTGGAGATACTACTTCATTAGGAGTTCAGCAGGCAACTGCACAAAAGCAGTCTACAGAACTTTTAATTTCCCAGTTACAGCAGAATATTGCTATTCAGGAAAATGCATTGAGTATTCTGGTTGGTGAGGCTCCGAATAAAGTAAGCAGAGGTATTGAAATGTCCGACACTTCTTTGTCTCAGGATCTGTCTACAGGACTTCCGGCAAAAATGGTAAGCCGCCGTCCTGATGTTCGTCAGCAGGAGTTGGTTTTACTAGAATCAAATTCACTAGTAGGAATTGCTCAGGCAAATATGTATCCTTCATTAAAAATTACAGCTAATGGAGGAGTAAACTCTTTTAAATTTGATAACTGGTTTCAGATCCCGGCATCTTTATTCGGATCTGTTTTAGGTGGAATTACTCAGCCTATCTTCCAAAAGAGACAGTTGAAGACCGATTTGGCAGTTGCTAAAATTCAAAGAGAGAAAAATGTATTGGCGTTTCGTCAATCTGTTTTAAATGCAATGGGAGAAGTTTCTGACGCATTGGTTTCTAATGAAAATTTAAAAGTTCAGGAGCAAAAAGCAACAGAACAGGTAACTACATTGAAAGATGGAATTAAGAGCGCTCAAATGTTATATAAAGGAGGCTTGGCAAACTACCTTGAAGTGATCACGGCGCAAGCCAACTCTCTTCAGGCAGAATTGAATCTGGCATCCGTAAAAAGACAGAGATTAAGCAGTATTGTTGATCTATACAGAGCTTTAGGTGGCGGTTGGAAGTAG
- a CDS encoding efflux RND transporter permease subunit yields the protein MLKQFIERPVLSTVISIILLLLGILSVFNLPITLFPDIAPPTVQVTAFYPGANAEVVARSVAVPIEEAVNGVENMTYMTSNSSNDGSMTLSVYFKQGSDPDNAAVNVQNRVSKAMSQLPQEVVQAGISTQKVQNSMIMFMGLSSDDPKQYDELFLQNYLKINVIPQIQRIPGVAQAQVFGTQDYSMRIWLKPDRLAANNLSPQEVMAAIKDHNLEAAPGRLGQGSKETYEYILKYKGKLSKNADYENIAIKANNDGSFLRLKDVARVEFGSYTYTATNRVDGKPVAGFAILQTAGSNANEILTQIEKQVDELKTTLPKGVNPIIMYNSKDFLDASIDQVVETLIIAFILVFIVVYIFLQDFRSTLIPAIAVPVAIIGTFFFLQLFGFSINMLTLFALILAIGIVVDDAIVVVEAVHSKMEHTGMPVEQATVNSMSEISGAIISITLVMCAVFIPVGFMQGPAGVFYRQFAFTLVIAILISAVNALTLSPALCALFLKDPQDGEHGHLKKGFGAKFFNAFNSSFNNMTQKYIYSLKFLIKNKWVAVGGLALLIAASVILIKKAPSGFIPTEDQGFVLYAVNTPPGSSLDRTQRATKQIDKIVNAEKATNHLWVADGVNFISNANASPYSAGFIKLKDIDKRGDIKDPDQIAAGLTGKVSQVKDANAFFFNFPTIQGFGNVSGFEFMLQDKTNGSFEQLGANTQAFIGELMKRKEIAFAFTTYAAGNPQYTIEVDADKANQLGVSVTDLMQTMQIYFGSSFVSDFNRFGKYYRVMAQADIPYRTDINSLEGIYVKNKQGEMVPTKTLVTLKRTFGPETVTRNNLFNAVTINGTPKPGYSTGDAIKAVEEVAKQSLPRGYGYEWTGITREEIKTGGQTAFIFMLSILFVYFLLAAQYESYILPFAIILTVPTGIFGVFAFTGLAGIDNNIYVQVGLIMLVGLLAKNAILIVEFAVQRRKAGKTLIESALQASRLRLRPILMTSFAFIIGMLPLVWTQGASAKGNHSIGISTVGGMLTGVVFGIFIIPVMYVIFQYLHEKMPSRKKRRLQKQNHEQALTTGH from the coding sequence ATGTTAAAACAATTTATAGAAAGACCAGTACTCTCTACGGTTATCTCCATAATATTACTATTGCTGGGAATACTATCGGTTTTCAATCTTCCGATTACATTATTTCCGGATATTGCGCCTCCAACCGTTCAGGTAACGGCATTTTATCCAGGAGCTAATGCGGAAGTAGTCGCTCGTTCAGTAGCTGTCCCTATTGAGGAAGCAGTGAACGGTGTTGAGAACATGACGTATATGACCTCTAATTCAAGTAATGACGGTTCGATGACTTTGAGCGTTTACTTCAAACAGGGTTCAGATCCTGATAATGCAGCCGTAAACGTTCAAAATAGAGTATCAAAGGCAATGAGCCAGCTTCCACAGGAGGTTGTTCAAGCCGGAATATCAACTCAAAAAGTACAGAACAGTATGATCATGTTTATGGGATTATCAAGTGATGACCCAAAACAATATGATGAACTGTTTTTACAGAACTACCTTAAGATCAACGTAATTCCACAGATACAACGTATTCCCGGTGTTGCACAGGCTCAGGTATTCGGTACTCAAGATTATTCAATGCGTATTTGGTTAAAACCAGATCGTTTAGCAGCTAATAATCTTTCTCCACAGGAAGTAATGGCAGCTATCAAAGATCATAACCTTGAAGCAGCTCCCGGACGTCTTGGTCAGGGAAGTAAGGAAACTTATGAATATATCCTTAAATATAAAGGGAAGCTAAGCAAGAATGCAGACTATGAAAATATCGCTATTAAAGCTAATAATGACGGTTCATTCCTAAGATTAAAAGATGTTGCAAGAGTAGAATTCGGTTCTTATACCTATACTGCAACAAACAGAGTTGATGGAAAACCAGTAGCAGGTTTTGCGATTTTACAGACTGCAGGTTCGAATGCTAATGAGATTCTGACACAAATTGAAAAGCAGGTAGATGAGCTTAAAACGACTCTGCCAAAAGGAGTAAATCCAATCATCATGTATAACTCTAAAGACTTCCTGGATGCTTCTATTGACCAGGTAGTAGAAACATTGATCATTGCATTTATTCTGGTATTTATTGTAGTATATATCTTCCTTCAGGATTTTAGATCTACTCTAATTCCAGCCATTGCTGTTCCGGTAGCAATTATTGGTACCTTCTTCTTCCTGCAGCTATTTGGTTTCAGTATCAACATGCTTACCTTGTTTGCCTTAATTCTGGCTATTGGTATTGTGGTGGATGACGCCATTGTGGTAGTAGAAGCAGTCCATTCTAAGATGGAACATACAGGAATGCCTGTAGAGCAGGCAACAGTAAACTCTATGAGTGAAATCTCAGGAGCGATTATTTCGATTACTTTGGTAATGTGTGCCGTGTTTATTCCTGTTGGTTTCATGCAGGGACCTGCCGGAGTCTTTTACAGACAGTTCGCTTTCACATTGGTTATTGCGATCTTAATTTCGGCTGTGAATGCATTAACATTAAGCCCTGCTTTATGTGCCCTTTTCCTAAAAGATCCGCAAGATGGAGAACATGGTCATCTAAAGAAAGGATTTGGAGCGAAGTTTTTCAACGCATTCAATTCCAGCTTCAATAATATGACACAGAAGTATATCTATAGCCTTAAATTTTTAATCAAAAATAAATGGGTGGCTGTAGGAGGTTTAGCCTTATTAATTGCAGCAAGTGTTATCTTAATTAAAAAAGCACCTTCAGGATTTATTCCAACTGAAGACCAGGGTTTCGTTTTATATGCGGTAAATACTCCTCCAGGAAGTTCATTGGATAGAACACAACGTGCAACGAAACAAATCGATAAAATAGTAAACGCTGAAAAAGCAACTAACCACTTATGGGTAGCAGATGGGGTAAACTTCATCAGTAATGCTAATGCTTCTCCTTACTCTGCCGGGTTTATCAAATTAAAAGATATTGATAAACGAGGTGATATTAAAGATCCTGATCAGATTGCGGCAGGTTTAACAGGAAAAGTAAGTCAGGTAAAAGACGCCAACGCATTCTTCTTTAACTTCCCTACGATCCAAGGTTTTGGTAACGTAAGTGGATTTGAGTTTATGCTACAGGATAAAACCAATGGATCTTTTGAACAATTGGGAGCTAATACCCAAGCCTTTATTGGGGAACTGATGAAACGTAAAGAAATTGCATTTGCCTTTACTACGTATGCAGCAGGAAATCCACAATATACTATTGAAGTAGATGCGGATAAAGCCAATCAGCTTGGAGTATCTGTTACTGATCTTATGCAGACGATGCAGATCTATTTTGGTAGTAGCTTCGTTTCAGATTTCAACAGATTTGGTAAATATTACAGAGTAATGGCTCAGGCTGATATTCCTTACCGTACAGACATCAATTCTCTTGAAGGAATTTATGTTAAAAACAAACAGGGAGAGATGGTTCCAACCAAAACGCTGGTGACTTTAAAAAGAACTTTCGGACCTGAAACAGTAACAAGAAATAACTTATTCAACGCCGTAACGATCAATGGAACTCCTAAACCTGGATACAGTACGGGAGATGCAATTAAGGCTGTTGAAGAGGTGGCAAAACAATCACTTCCACGCGGATATGGTTATGAATGGACTGGTATTACCCGTGAGGAAATTAAAACAGGTGGACAGACTGCTTTCATCTTTATGCTAAGTATTTTGTTCGTGTATTTCTTATTGGCAGCCCAGTATGAAAGTTACATTCTGCCTTTTGCTATTATTCTTACTGTTCCAACAGGGATATTTGGAGTATTTGCTTTCACAGGATTAGCTGGCATTGATAATAACATTTATGTACAGGTTGGATTGATCATGCTTGTCGGATTGCTGGCGAAAAATGCGATTTTGATTGTAGAGTTTGCCGTTCAAAGAAGAAAAGCAGGCAAAACATTGATAGAATCTGCTCTTCAGGCTTCAAGATTACGTTTGAGACCAATTTTGATGACCTCATTTGCTTTTATCATCGGTATGCTTCCTTTGGTTTGGACACAGGGAGCTTCAGCAAAAGGTAACCATTCTATCGGGATCAGTACTGTAGGTGGAATGTTGACAGGAGTTGTATTCGGGATCTTCATTATCCCTGTAATGTATGTAATTTTCCAATATCTGCATGAAAAAATGCCAAGCAGAAAAAAACGCAGACTTCAAAAACAAAATCATGAACAGGCTTTAACAACCGGTCACTAA
- a CDS encoding efflux RND transporter periplasmic adaptor subunit, with protein MKIPGTMRILLLITSIILLQNCSKAAENSNQAPPAPELPVYTVTTSPATTYQEFPTALEGKNNVEIRSQVDGYLDKIYVEEGAFVRAGQPLFKIDSRAYGEQMNMAQANLQVANANIQKAKVEVDRLQPLVAAKVVSDVQLKTAKANYAAAVAAASQAQASIGSARINVGFTTITAPVSGYIGRIPYKKGSLISRTDPSPLTLLSDISEIYAYFSLSELDFIAFQKKYPGATLEEKLKNMPMVELVIADNSIYSEKGRMSIVDGQFDKSTGAISVRAVFPNAQGALRTGNTGRVRMPQLLTNILVIPQESTFEIQDKTYVYVVGKDKKVTSKPITISGKTESYYFVSNGISVGDKIVYQGLGSLKDGASIQPKAVSSDSLFKSKPL; from the coding sequence ATGAAAATACCTGGAACAATGAGGATCTTATTACTTATAACAAGTATTATCCTTTTACAGAATTGCAGTAAGGCCGCGGAAAATTCGAACCAAGCGCCTCCTGCTCCAGAATTGCCGGTTTATACTGTAACGACTTCTCCAGCTACAACATATCAGGAATTTCCTACCGCATTGGAAGGAAAGAACAACGTAGAAATAAGATCTCAGGTAGATGGTTACCTGGATAAGATATATGTAGAAGAAGGAGCTTTCGTAAGAGCGGGACAACCTTTATTCAAAATCGACTCTAGAGCTTATGGTGAGCAAATGAATATGGCACAGGCTAACTTACAAGTAGCTAATGCAAATATTCAGAAAGCCAAAGTGGAAGTCGACCGTCTTCAGCCATTGGTAGCTGCAAAAGTAGTTTCCGATGTACAGCTGAAAACCGCTAAAGCTAATTATGCAGCAGCAGTTGCAGCAGCATCACAAGCACAGGCTTCTATTGGAAGTGCAAGAATTAATGTAGGATTTACAACCATTACAGCTCCCGTAAGCGGTTATATTGGAAGAATTCCTTATAAAAAAGGAAGTTTAATTTCAAGAACAGATCCAAGCCCTTTAACTCTATTGTCTGACATCAGTGAAATATATGCTTACTTTTCTTTAAGTGAACTGGATTTCATTGCTTTTCAAAAGAAATATCCTGGAGCTACTTTAGAGGAGAAACTAAAAAATATGCCAATGGTAGAATTGGTAATTGCTGACAACAGTATCTATTCTGAAAAAGGAAGAATGAGCATTGTAGATGGTCAGTTTGACAAAAGCACAGGAGCAATCAGTGTACGTGCGGTATTTCCAAATGCTCAAGGAGCACTGAGAACAGGAAATACAGGAAGAGTACGTATGCCTCAGCTTCTTACCAATATTTTAGTTATCCCTCAAGAATCCACTTTTGAGATTCAAGATAAAACATATGTATATGTCGTTGGAAAGGATAAAAAAGTAACCAGCAAACCAATAACTATTTCTGGAAAAACAGAAAGCTATTACTTCGTTTCCAATGGAATTTCTGTAGGTGATAAAATTGTATATCAAGGTCTTGGAAGCTTAAAAGATGGTGCTTCAATACAACCGAAAGCAGTATCTTCTGACAGCTTGTTCAAATCAAAACCTTTGTAA
- a CDS encoding TetR/AcrR family transcriptional regulator, which translates to MGLHERRQREKESIRANILQEAFTLAKTEGWASLSIRKIADAIEYSAPVVYDYFENKEAILFEISINGFNLLHKELVKAQKKYDSPEEQLTAIVDTYWKFAFKNKEYYQLMFGLGMQCSGKGQMKEEFSSFQDMIYDCTYNIIIKNGSNPDNACHMSHALFSAVHGLISIMMMRNSDIPATMNKTTLDETVSAFVKSL; encoded by the coding sequence ATGGGATTACATGAACGTCGTCAAAGAGAAAAGGAATCTATCCGTGCAAATATTTTGCAGGAAGCTTTTACTTTGGCTAAAACAGAGGGCTGGGCTTCACTTTCAATAAGAAAGATAGCCGATGCGATTGAATACAGTGCACCAGTAGTTTATGATTACTTTGAAAATAAAGAAGCTATTTTATTTGAAATCTCTATCAATGGATTCAATCTTTTACACAAAGAATTGGTAAAGGCTCAAAAAAAATATGATAGTCCAGAGGAACAACTTACTGCTATTGTAGATACTTATTGGAAATTTGCTTTTAAAAATAAAGAATATTACCAATTAATGTTTGGTTTGGGAATGCAATGTAGTGGTAAAGGACAAATGAAAGAAGAGTTTTCGTCATTTCAGGATATGATCTACGATTGTACTTATAATATTATTATAAAAAATGGATCCAATCCGGACAATGCATGCCATATGTCACATGCCTTATTTTCTGCAGTACATGGTTTAATATCTATTATGATGATGCGAAACTCTGATATTCCTGCAACAATGAACAAAACCACTTTAGACGAGACGGTTTCTGCTTTTGTTAAATCATTGTAA